One stretch of Leadbetterella byssophila DSM 17132 DNA includes these proteins:
- a CDS encoding c-type cytochrome — MNNRLAGLLLCTAFAAGLTSCDRTQRTGWEFAPNMYNSVGYEAQTQIDKNPVNPHGMNMRLPVEGTISRRNYHTTFATGDSTEVKDLMLYNLTKNDADKSDALANPIPLTPETLAEGEVLYKRYCSHCHGATGGADGKVADIYNGVPTYTSDAVKGLSAGRIFFTITHGKGRMWPHAAQVNPEERWKIVHFVQTLQKGS, encoded by the coding sequence ATGAACAATAGATTAGCAGGTTTACTACTGTGCACTGCATTTGCTGCCGGTCTTACTTCATGTGACCGCACCCAAAGAACGGGTTGGGAATTTGCACCTAACATGTACAATTCCGTAGGGTATGAAGCACAGACCCAAATCGACAAAAATCCTGTAAACCCTCATGGAATGAACATGAGATTACCGGTTGAAGGAACTATTTCTAGAAGAAACTATCATACTACTTTTGCTACAGGTGATAGCACAGAAGTAAAAGATTTGATGCTATATAACTTGACCAAGAACGATGCGGATAAGTCTGACGCTTTAGCTAACCCTATCCCATTGACTCCGGAAACCTTAGCAGAAGGAGAAGTACTTTACAAAAGATACTGCTCTCATTGCCATGGAGCAACCGGTGGAGCGGACGGAAAGGTAGCAGACATCTACAATGGTGTACCTACTTATACTTCAGACGCGGTTAAAGGACTTTCTGCAGGACGTATCTTCTTTACCATTACACATGGTAAAGGAAGAATGTGGCCTCATGCAGCACAGGTGAATCCTGAGGAGCGCTGGAAGATCGTACACTTTGTACAAACCCTTCAAAAAGGTAGCTGA
- a CDS encoding DUF420 domain-containing protein — protein MKVGIKTINVVSIAVVVVVMIMLGMRQKPYIGEWTKQLTLVNAIINSLTAFFLLLGLYFIKQKNISAHKKSMSAGFGLGGLFLVFYVLYHISNEETKFGGEGFIRYFYFFILITHVLASFVVLPLVLRAYYYGWIREDAKHRKVVKYAYPIWLYVSITGVIAYLMIRPYYPF, from the coding sequence ATGAAAGTAGGGATTAAGACCATAAATGTAGTTTCCATAGCAGTGGTGGTAGTGGTGATGATCATGTTAGGCATGCGTCAAAAACCGTATATTGGCGAATGGACTAAACAACTTACATTAGTTAACGCTATAATCAACTCATTAACGGCCTTCTTCCTTCTTTTGGGGCTATATTTCATCAAGCAAAAGAATATCAGTGCACATAAGAAATCCATGAGTGCCGGATTCGGACTTGGAGGTCTGTTCTTAGTGTTTTATGTTCTTTACCACATCAGTAATGAAGAAACAAAATTTGGAGGAGAAGGATTTATCCGATATTTCTACTTTTTCATATTAATAACGCACGTTTTAGCCTCATTTGTGGTTTTACCATTAGTACTACGCGCTTATTATTACGGGTGGATCAGAGAAGATGCAAAGCACCGAAAAGTGGTAAAGTATGCTTATCCCATCTGGTTATATGTTTCTATCACTGGCGTAATAGCTTACTTGATGATTCGTCCGTATTATCCTTTTTAA
- a CDS encoding cytochrome c oxidase subunit II, with protein MIYIIAILAILFVVLTFKVISQTRKIINKNKVQPGTDSEYLGAPDASNNFNAIALMAFWVLAVIGIVFSYIHYSQFFLPEAASEHGKRTDFWFWVSMSIITVAFFLVNTFLFLFSYLYRHNPKRRATFSTHNNTLEIIWTSVPAVVMTGLVLSGLVVWNDITSEAPEDAEVIEITGRQFAWMVRYPGADGQFGKSNYKLIDDGSGNPIGVDYTDANSFDDFFNSTELHIPKGKPVLLKIKARDVLHSVFIPHMRVKMDAVPGMPTKFWFVADKSTAEMKAMLNDSEFDYEIACTEICGKSHFGMRMVLKVDEPAEYEKWKAAQKPMITLNPDLLNKVPENLKAKAMKFIEVDPAAAAAPADSSAVETK; from the coding sequence ATGATATACATAATAGCAATACTGGCCATTCTGTTTGTAGTATTAACCTTTAAGGTGATATCACAAACCAGAAAGATTATCAATAAAAACAAAGTGCAGCCTGGTACTGATTCAGAGTATCTGGGAGCTCCGGACGCGTCAAATAACTTCAACGCTATAGCATTGATGGCATTCTGGGTATTAGCGGTGATAGGAATTGTATTTTCCTACATTCACTATTCTCAGTTCTTCTTACCTGAAGCGGCGTCTGAGCATGGAAAGAGAACAGATTTCTGGTTCTGGGTGTCCATGTCCATCATTACAGTGGCATTCTTCCTAGTAAACACTTTCTTGTTCTTATTCTCCTATTTATACAGACATAATCCAAAGAGAAGAGCTACATTCTCTACTCACAATAACACCTTAGAGATCATCTGGACATCAGTACCTGCTGTAGTAATGACCGGATTAGTACTTTCAGGTTTAGTGGTATGGAATGATATCACAAGCGAAGCTCCTGAAGATGCTGAAGTGATAGAGATTACCGGACGTCAGTTTGCATGGATGGTAAGATACCCTGGCGCGGACGGTCAATTTGGTAAGTCTAACTACAAATTGATTGATGACGGTAGCGGTAACCCTATAGGTGTAGACTACACGGACGCAAATTCCTTCGATGATTTCTTCAACTCTACTGAACTACACATTCCTAAAGGAAAACCTGTATTGTTAAAGATCAAAGCTCGTGACGTATTGCACTCCGTATTTATTCCTCACATGAGGGTAAAAATGGATGCTGTACCGGGCATGCCTACTAAATTCTGGTTTGTAGCTGACAAGTCTACTGCAGAAATGAAGGCTATGCTAAACGATTCTGAATTCGACTACGAAATTGCATGTACTGAAATCTGTGGTAAGTCGCACTTTGGTATGCGTATGGTATTAAAAGTAGACGAACCGGCAGAATATGAGAAATGGAAAGCCGCTCAAAAACCTATGATTACCTTGAACCCTGACTTATTAAACAAGGTTCCAGAGAATCTTAAGGCTAAGGCTATGAAGTTTATAGAAGTTGACCCAGCTGCTGCAGCTGCACCAGCAGATTCAAGCGCAGTAGAAACCAAGTAA
- a CDS encoding cytochrome c oxidase subunit I produces MAAHSIAEGHGHHEEHHEQGFFSKYIFSLDHKTIAKQYLISGIIWAIIGGLMSVIFRLQLAFPDMDMSFLKPILGHWINESGKLDNNFYLALVTMHGTIMVFFVLTAGLSGTFSNLLIPLQVGARDMASGFMNMISYWLFFLAGVIMFVSLFLPHGPAGGGWVIYPPLSALEEANPGSGAGMTLWLVAMAIFIASSLLGSINYVTTILNLRTKGMSMDKLPLTIWSFLFTAILGILSFPVLFSAALLLIFDRSFGTSFFLSDIYIQGQALPNQGGSPILFQHLFWFLGHPEVYIVILPAFGIASEVISTNSRKPIFGYKAMILSMLGIMFLAFIVWAHHMFVTGMNPFLGSIFMLLTLIIAVPSAVKGFNYITTLWRGNLIFTPAMLFSIGMVSFFVSGGLTGIILGNAALDIQLHDTYFVVAHFHLVMGSSAFFAMIAGVYHWFPKMYGRLMNPTLGYIHFWLSFIGVYLVFIPMHYIGIAGFPRRYYQWSGFKVFDTFHDLNIVITIAAIVTVFAQFIFVYNFFYSMFKGKKSSQNPWKSNTLEWTTPVEVGHGNWPGEIPTVYRWPYDYSKPGAADDFIPQTVPFSATPESNTPEENELIAREKEIENIKYDHSIPD; encoded by the coding sequence ATGGCAGCTCATTCAATAGCAGAAGGACACGGTCATCATGAGGAGCATCACGAGCAGGGCTTCTTCAGCAAGTATATATTCTCTCTTGACCATAAGACTATCGCCAAACAATACTTGATCTCAGGTATTATCTGGGCGATCATTGGAGGATTGATGTCTGTAATATTCCGTTTACAGTTGGCATTCCCTGATATGGACATGTCCTTCCTAAAACCCATCTTGGGTCACTGGATCAATGAATCCGGAAAATTGGACAATAACTTTTATCTGGCCCTAGTGACCATGCACGGTACCATCATGGTATTCTTCGTGTTAACAGCGGGATTGAGCGGTACCTTCTCTAACTTATTGATTCCTCTTCAAGTTGGAGCAAGAGATATGGCTTCCGGATTTATGAATATGATCTCTTACTGGTTATTCTTCTTAGCTGGTGTAATCATGTTTGTTTCCCTTTTCTTACCTCACGGACCAGCAGGTGGTGGTTGGGTAATCTACCCTCCATTAAGTGCTCTTGAAGAAGCAAACCCTGGATCAGGCGCAGGTATGACCCTTTGGCTAGTAGCAATGGCCATCTTCATTGCTTCAAGTTTATTAGGTAGTATTAACTACGTTACTACCATCTTGAACTTGCGTACCAAAGGTATGTCTATGGACAAGTTACCATTGACCATCTGGTCTTTCTTGTTCACAGCCATTTTGGGTATCTTATCTTTCCCAGTGTTATTCTCTGCTGCCTTGCTTTTGATCTTTGACAGAAGCTTCGGTACCAGTTTCTTCCTTTCAGACATTTACATTCAAGGTCAAGCTCTTCCAAACCAAGGAGGTAGCCCTATCCTATTCCAGCACTTATTCTGGTTCTTAGGACACCCTGAAGTATATATCGTTATCTTACCTGCATTTGGTATTGCCTCTGAGGTAATCTCTACAAACTCTAGAAAGCCGATCTTTGGTTACAAGGCCATGATCCTTTCTATGTTAGGTATCATGTTCCTGGCGTTCATCGTATGGGCTCACCACATGTTCGTTACGGGTATGAACCCATTCTTGGGATCTATCTTCATGTTATTGACGCTAATCATTGCTGTACCATCAGCTGTGAAAGGCTTTAACTACATCACTACCCTTTGGAGAGGTAATTTGATCTTCACTCCGGCGATGTTGTTCTCTATAGGTATGGTATCCTTCTTCGTATCCGGAGGTTTGACAGGTATCATATTAGGTAATGCTGCATTAGATATTCAATTGCACGATACATACTTCGTAGTAGCTCACTTCCACCTAGTAATGGGATCATCTGCATTCTTTGCTATGATCGCCGGTGTATACCACTGGTTCCCTAAAATGTATGGAAGATTAATGAACCCTACTTTAGGATATATCCACTTCTGGTTGTCATTCATCGGTGTATATTTGGTGTTCATTCCAATGCACTACATCGGTATCGCAGGATTCCCAAGAAGATACTATCAGTGGTCAGGTTTCAAAGTATTTGATACTTTCCACGATCTAAACATTGTGATTACTATAGCGGCTATCGTAACCGTATTCGCTCAGTTCATCTTTGTTTACAACTTCTTCTACTCTATGTTCAAGGGTAAGAAATCTTCTCAAAACCCTTGGAAATCGAACACATTGGAGTGGACAACTCCTGTAGAAGTAGGTCATGGCAACTGGCCGGGAGAGATCCCAACCGTTTACAGATGGCCATATGACTACTCTAAACCGGGAGCAGCTGATGACTTCATTCCGCAAACCGTTCCTTTCTCTGCTACACCAGAGTCTAATACTCCGGAAGAGAACGAACTAATTGCGAGAGAAAAAGAAATAGAAAACATTAAGTACGATCATTCGATCCCTGATTGA
- a CDS encoding phage tail protein, whose translation MDEFVGVIRLCSGMYVPKGFLPCNGQQLPINQYPALFAVIGITYGGDGTSYFNLPNFNGRAPVHAGTVPGLTSRTLGQAGGTESVTMTTDQIPAHSHPVAGTNVSIQATVHVSGHQGLMSAHTFPKHFFAYHLDRPRDIL comes from the coding sequence ATGGATGAATTTGTAGGAGTAATTAGACTTTGCTCCGGAATGTATGTACCTAAAGGGTTTTTACCCTGCAATGGGCAGCAGCTCCCTATCAATCAGTATCCCGCGCTCTTCGCAGTCATAGGCATCACCTACGGTGGCGATGGCACTTCCTATTTTAACCTGCCTAATTTTAACGGACGAGCACCCGTGCACGCAGGAACAGTACCTGGTCTGACATCCAGAACATTAGGACAAGCCGGAGGCACAGAATCAGTTACAATGACAACGGATCAGATACCCGCACATAGTCATCCCGTAGCCGGTACAAACGTTTCCATACAGGCCACCGTACATGTTAGTGGCCATCAAGGCTTGATGTCTGCACACACATTTCCAAAGCACTTTTTTGCTTACCACCTTGATCGCCCAAGAGATATCCTTTAA
- a CDS encoding SCO family protein, whose amino-acid sequence MNKSWKTGILIAILGIPVLAFLFLKIFGRNNFDLPYFFPEMDEEGEVIMVSGDTLFSTAPEFTLLDTKGDSVTIKNGSIKVINFFFSRCGTICPIANTFMAEVADNFKHKSDVQFYGITVDPKYDTPEILHTYSRALGIEGLNYELLTGDKKYIYSLCLEEFHLPVADASEYDPGITDIDQMFIHSDKVLLIDQNGYFRGIYSGTQKDEMDRLKLEIKVLLSQNESRD is encoded by the coding sequence ATGAATAAATCCTGGAAGACCGGAATACTCATAGCAATATTGGGTATTCCGGTTTTAGCTTTTCTATTCCTCAAAATCTTTGGCAGGAATAACTTTGATCTACCGTACTTTTTCCCCGAAATGGATGAAGAAGGGGAAGTGATCATGGTATCCGGAGATACGCTCTTTTCCACTGCACCTGAATTTACCTTACTCGATACCAAAGGAGATTCTGTGACCATAAAAAATGGTTCTATCAAGGTGATTAATTTCTTTTTCTCCAGATGTGGGACCATCTGCCCTATAGCCAATACATTTATGGCAGAAGTAGCAGATAATTTCAAGCATAAATCAGATGTACAATTTTACGGGATCACGGTAGATCCCAAATACGATACACCCGAAATTCTTCACACCTATTCCAGAGCATTAGGTATAGAAGGTTTGAACTATGAGCTTTTGACCGGAGACAAGAAGTACATCTATTCCCTCTGCTTAGAAGAATTTCATCTCCCCGTTGCTGATGCCTCAGAATATGATCCTGGCATTACAGATATAGATCAAATGTTTATTCATTCTGACAAGGTACTGCTCATTGACCAAAACGGTTATTTCAGAGGGATTTATTCGGGTACACAAAAGGATGAAATGGACAGACTCAAACTAGAAATTAAAGTATTATTAAGTCAAAATGAAAGTAGGGATTAA
- a CDS encoding cytochrome C oxidase subunit IV family protein: MAAQVERQKPNTKHLWKVFWILLGLTALEFLVAFQVDADHYKWTKIWIFVIMTIVKAYYIVGIFMHLKSETKAFIWYMVLPIMFVIWLIIALLIEGDYVGTERLF; encoded by the coding sequence ATGGCAGCACAAGTTGAAAGACAAAAACCCAATACAAAACACCTTTGGAAAGTATTCTGGATTCTATTAGGCCTTACCGCTTTAGAATTCTTGGTAGCCTTCCAAGTGGATGCAGATCACTACAAGTGGACAAAGATCTGGATCTTTGTAATCATGACTATCGTTAAGGCGTACTATATCGTAGGTATTTTCATGCACTTGAAAAGTGAGACAAAAGCCTTCATTTGGTATATGGTTTTACCTATTATGTTTGTGATTTGGTTAATCATCGCCCTACTGATTGAAGGGGATTATGTAGGAACCGAAAGATTATTTTAA
- a CDS encoding cytochrome c oxidase subunit 3 codes for MAVEKTSINPPHLLWQGGTQPLKAGYGKLMMWIFLLSDVFTFSGFLVTYGLIRFGYPTFSEYVPGMTHKTFEFSQHYWPIPEKVFKAVPLFHGLDAPLVFVGIMTFILIFSSVTMVLAVEAGHRRDKADVEKWMLWTILGGFIFLGSQAWEWTHFIHGTEEGYTLENGMKIFGAKLGINEYGPPNFANLFFFITGFHGFHVFIGVLLNIMVFYNTANGVYERRGHYEMVEKVGLYWHFVDLVWVFVFTFFYLV; via the coding sequence ATGGCAGTTGAGAAAACATCTATAAACCCTCCTCACCTTTTATGGCAGGGTGGAACCCAACCACTGAAGGCAGGTTACGGTAAATTAATGATGTGGATATTCCTACTTTCGGATGTCTTCACATTTTCAGGTTTCCTGGTGACTTACGGTCTTATCCGTTTCGGTTACCCTACCTTTAGCGAATATGTCCCAGGCATGACGCACAAAACTTTCGAGTTTTCTCAGCATTATTGGCCTATACCTGAAAAAGTATTTAAGGCAGTGCCTTTATTCCACGGGCTAGATGCTCCATTGGTATTCGTAGGTATCATGACCTTTATTTTGATCTTCAGTTCCGTGACTATGGTATTAGCTGTGGAAGCAGGACACAGAAGAGACAAGGCAGATGTGGAGAAATGGATGCTATGGACCATTTTAGGAGGTTTTATCTTCCTAGGATCTCAGGCATGGGAATGGACTCACTTCATTCACGGTACAGAAGAAGGTTATACCTTAGAAAATGGTATGAAGATCTTTGGTGCTAAACTTGGTATTAACGAGTACGGTCCACCGAACTTTGCAAACCTATTCTTCTTTATCACAGGATTCCACGGTTTCCACGTATTCATTGGTGTTCTTTTAAATATCATGGTGTTCTATAACACCGCTAACGGCGTGTATGAGAGAAGAGGGCACTATGAGATGGTTGAAAAAGTAGGTCTTTACTGGCACTTTGTAGATTTAGTTTGGGTATTTGTATTTACCTTCTTCTACCTGGTATAA
- a CDS encoding cytochrome c oxidase subunit 3 has product MMAKTQNIKPIYTVNPWKFIIWLFIISIIMLFAAFTSAYLVRRAEGNWTEFEIPVIFYVSTAVLLLSSVSMHFSVKAARKGDTGVLRKWITVTTIGGLLFLLFQVLGWQDLQAAGVYVKGNPAESFYYVLTGTHLFHVVTGLGVLLFAFYSTFKGDITITQMEVCATYWHFLDILWVYLFLFLIYFR; this is encoded by the coding sequence ATGATGGCAAAAACGCAAAATATCAAACCGATCTATACGGTAAACCCATGGAAATTTATCATATGGTTGTTTATCATATCGATCATCATGCTGTTCGCTGCGTTCACCAGTGCATATCTGGTACGTAGAGCGGAGGGCAACTGGACTGAATTTGAAATACCTGTTATCTTCTATGTGAGTACAGCAGTACTATTATTAAGTAGTGTAAGTATGCACTTCTCTGTGAAGGCGGCGAGAAAGGGAGATACCGGAGTTTTAAGAAAATGGATTACCGTAACTACTATAGGTGGTCTACTGTTCTTATTATTCCAGGTTTTGGGTTGGCAAGATTTACAAGCTGCCGGTGTTTATGTGAAAGGTAATCCTGCAGAGTCATTTTATTATGTTCTGACGGGCACGCACCTATTTCACGTAGTAACAGGTTTGGGAGTATTATTATTCGCCTTTTATAGTACCTTTAAAGGAGACATTACCATCACACAAATGGAGGTATGTGCTACTTATTGGCACTTCTTGGATATCCTTTGGGTATATCTGTTTCTGTTCCTGATTTATTTCAGATAG
- the cyoE gene encoding heme o synthase, which yields MNNTINISVGDKLKGYFALTKFRLSMTVVFSSCFGFAIAAPQLNAGAILLFALASYLVTASANVINQIKEKELDKLMSRTQNRPLPSGLLSVQEAIGFSVWCGVLGLGILFYFYNVYAFLLSFLSLLLYGFVYTPLKRVGPIAVAVGALPGAFPPMIGWVACTGHFGLEPGILFAIQFFWQFPHFWAIAWVLDEDYSKAGFKLLPSSGGRNLSSALQIMSYTLFLLPLCWVPYYLGMTGINSAVIALLSGILFLSQTFQLMRQQSNKAALKLMFGSFLYLPVVQIAYLLDKVS from the coding sequence ATGAATAACACGATAAACATATCGGTAGGTGACAAGTTGAAAGGATACTTTGCTTTAACAAAGTTTCGCTTGTCTATGACTGTAGTGTTCAGCAGTTGTTTCGGGTTTGCAATTGCGGCTCCCCAACTGAACGCGGGTGCAATATTATTATTTGCACTGGCCTCCTATTTGGTGACGGCTTCAGCCAATGTCATCAACCAAATCAAAGAAAAGGAACTAGACAAACTGATGTCTCGTACTCAAAATAGACCACTTCCATCCGGTTTATTGAGTGTACAAGAGGCCATTGGTTTTAGTGTATGGTGTGGTGTACTAGGATTAGGTATCCTTTTCTATTTCTATAATGTCTATGCATTCTTGTTATCCTTCCTATCGCTATTGTTGTATGGCTTTGTGTATACTCCTTTAAAAAGAGTAGGACCAATAGCTGTAGCGGTGGGAGCCTTACCAGGAGCATTTCCTCCTATGATTGGATGGGTAGCCTGCACTGGACATTTTGGTTTAGAACCGGGTATTTTGTTTGCCATACAATTCTTCTGGCAGTTTCCACATTTCTGGGCTATCGCTTGGGTATTGGACGAAGACTACAGTAAAGCCGGATTCAAATTACTTCCATCTAGTGGAGGAAGAAACCTATCATCCGCTTTGCAGATTATGTCGTATACCTTGTTTTTGTTACCTCTTTGCTGGGTACCTTATTACCTAGGAATGACGGGCATCAATTCAGCGGTGATAGCACTCTTGTCCGGCATACTGTTTTTGAGTCAAACCTTTCAGTTGATGAGACAGCAAAGCAATAAGGCAGCGTTGAAACTCATGTTTGGTTCGTTTTTATATTTACCTGTTGTACAGATAGCGTATCTATTGGATAAAGTATCATGA
- a CDS encoding DUF3341 domain-containing protein, translating to MAAKRYLVGIFGDEDIVLEAAESVRKQDVKIQEVYCPYPVHGLDHALGYERPRMGVPAFFFGLTGTTLAFLLTFWTLGVDWPMNIGGKNFIPFPTNIPIVFELTVLLAAFGMSFTFFITEGLGPTNKPVIFDERSTDDKFAMAIDLSKNTISDEEITRILKDAGAEEVNVKEV from the coding sequence ATGGCTGCAAAAAGATATTTAGTAGGAATCTTCGGAGATGAGGATATAGTACTTGAAGCTGCAGAATCAGTAAGAAAACAAGACGTTAAGATCCAAGAGGTGTACTGTCCATATCCTGTACACGGATTAGATCACGCTTTAGGATATGAAAGACCAAGAATGGGGGTACCTGCTTTCTTCTTTGGTTTAACCGGAACCACTTTAGCGTTTCTTTTGACATTTTGGACTTTGGGCGTTGACTGGCCTATGAATATTGGTGGTAAGAACTTTATTCCTTTCCCTACCAACATTCCGATCGTATTCGAATTAACCGTGTTATTAGCGGCATTTGGTATGTCCTTTACATTCTTCATAACTGAAGGTTTAGGGCCAACAAACAAACCGGTGATCTTCGATGAGCGTTCTACAGACGATAAGTTTGCAATGGCTATCGACCTAAGTAAAAATACAATATCTGATGAAGAAATCACCCGTATTCTAAAAGATGCAGGTGCAGAGGAAGTGAATGTTAAAGAGGTTTAA
- a CDS encoding COX15/CtaA family protein: MRSFRKFAVITIVAVIFLIFVGGFVRATGSGMGCPDWPRCFGRWIPPTSIDQLPANYQEIFGAKLKGEVEFNATKTWTEYINRLVGASVGIFIFITVILAYRTQTDRKIFYICLLSFFLVSFEGWLGAKVVATELAPGMITLHMVVAVIILGLLIWAVLHSYSDTSFHTGKEQKSDLLFLLMMALFITIGQIIFGTQIREGIDHAQRLLGDHNRSLWVQEVKGKVVFHAILSIGILVLHGLIYKKVKSRFEGKVLRRFASWALILVILEMLSGTLLSLAGFPAALQPLHLTFSTVIVAIQFILYFILAKRSK; encoded by the coding sequence GTGAGATCATTTAGAAAATTTGCTGTCATTACAATAGTCGCCGTCATCTTCTTGATATTTGTCGGCGGCTTTGTAAGGGCAACGGGCTCAGGAATGGGATGTCCGGATTGGCCAAGATGTTTTGGCAGATGGATACCTCCCACCTCTATAGATCAACTTCCGGCAAATTATCAAGAAATCTTTGGTGCTAAACTTAAAGGAGAAGTAGAGTTCAATGCTACTAAGACCTGGACAGAATACATCAACAGATTAGTAGGTGCATCTGTAGGCATATTTATATTCATTACCGTAATATTAGCCTATAGAACCCAAACAGATAGAAAGATTTTTTATATCTGTTTATTATCGTTCTTTCTAGTATCTTTTGAAGGTTGGTTAGGTGCCAAAGTAGTGGCCACAGAATTAGCTCCAGGAATGATTACACTACACATGGTAGTGGCAGTGATTATCCTGGGACTGTTAATTTGGGCGGTACTACACTCCTACTCTGACACTTCTTTCCATACAGGAAAAGAACAGAAATCAGATCTACTTTTCTTATTGATGATGGCTTTGTTCATCACTATCGGACAGATCATCTTCGGTACACAAATAAGAGAAGGAATAGATCATGCTCAAAGATTATTAGGGGATCATAACCGAAGTCTTTGGGTGCAAGAAGTAAAAGGTAAAGTAGTTTTCCATGCTATTCTATCTATAGGAATTTTAGTATTACATGGACTAATTTATAAGAAGGTAAAAAGCAGATTTGAGGGGAAGGTCCTTCGAAGGTTTGCAAGTTGGGCACTGATACTTGTCATTTTAGAGATGTTATCCGGTACTCTTTTGAGCTTAGCAGGATTCCCTGCAGCCTTGCAACCTCTCCATTTGACATTTTCAACTGTCATAGTGGCAATTCAATTCATTCTGTATTTTATCCTTGCAAAAAGGAGTAAATGA